ataataAAATGGAGCTCAGGTTCAATTTTTGGATCATTATaacttttcttttatttctagCCTGCGACTGAAGAAAAGAGAATTGTGTAGAATAGATAAAGCGTTGTTCAGCTCTCACAAAAGTAAACAGCATGCACTATATCTGGAGTGtttaataaacaaattgaaCTTACGTGGTCTGCAGTGAAAGTCCCACCAGCGCCTGGCTGTTGGTGAAAATATGGACAGAGGGAAACCTAATGCCGATTGGTTGTATTTTGTCAGCTGATTTATGTAGGATTTCACCCAGCTTTCTCGCTCACGCATCGTGAGAATGAGCTGAAATCAAATCACACTTTCAGTTAGGCtacattttcagttttcactAAACTGCAGAAGCGATGGCTAGTATTGACTTAATTGCTTTCTATATTCACGGATTACAACAGAACAGAATATCCATGGTTTTTAATCGCCGGGGCAGCAGGCaactgaataaaatatttcactcgATATACGTTAACATTTacccggtatgttagtcgttgcatTCACCTTTATATTTGGAAATGCAACCAAAAACTCTTTCCAATAAGCCATTGCAAGAATATCACTGAGAGTATCGAAGCCTTCAAACATTTTCCGCAGGTCTTCAGGTCGGCCTTCTCCGTCTAAGAACTTATTCCAATGTTCATATAATTCACTGAAATCTCTGCCATGGTATGACACCTTGTAATCAAGTAGCCTCAATGCCTCACACATAGTTTTGGTTCCAGTTTTCAGGAACCCTACGATCAGGACCTTCATGATGGTCGAGTGAAACGATCAAAATTGCCTTCGACGGTGTAATCTTGTGCAGACATTTGGTAAACAGTTTGGGAGAATTGTATAAATAGTAAATACCTGGCCATGAATGCGGCAATGGTCCTTTCGTCCACGGTATTTCATcgatttattataattttatttgtcgtTTAGTAGGTCACTAATTCAATACTTGGTGCCTGGGAATTAGGACAGGAAGAATTTTTACAAGATTGTAAAAATGGCTTTGTACACAACTGGTATTCATTGGGTTAGTTATGTGATAATCAGCCAAGAATTTTTGACTAAGCTTTTAATAAATTACCGTACATAACGCTAGCGGAGGAAGACCATAGTCGTTTCACGTGGCACTTGTCGTCCCATTCATGGAAATTGTTTCGTGTTGCGTCTCCGGCTTCATTGTGTGACGCAATATTTTATAAGCAAAGTATCTGTTACGCATTATAACGTCCGGTTACTACGCCAATTGATATAAAATGCGTGGCCCAAACTTGTTTCGATTCCGTAAGTGTAAATAATGCACGAACAAGCTTCATCGATTGAGATACATCGTagaatatttattgtttaggCGAGTCGTTCCGCCCGAGGGTATATATTGGACTGCGTGCGAGAAATGTCGTAGTATTTTGCTGTTT
The genomic region above belongs to Styela clava chromosome 13, kaStyClav1.hap1.2, whole genome shotgun sequence and contains:
- the LOC120333063 gene encoding uncharacterized protein LOC120333063, translated to MKVLIVGFLKTGTKTMCEALRLLDYKVSYHGRDFSELYEHWNKFLDGEGRPEDLRKMFEGFDTLSDILAMAYWKEFLVAFPNIKLILTMRERESWVKSYINQLTKYNQSALGFPLSIFSPTARRWWDFHCRPLAKVCKLPAAKRFSLRKCFPIDNEETCLKFYDEYNDDVIKNAPKDRLFIYNVEGGLCEFLNEDIPNYPFPHMNKNGEITERRLKYDAYIKDMYTEMYIVFTLLAAFISLFVLWYRPLTVI